Proteins encoded together in one Rubripirellula reticaptiva window:
- a CDS encoding efflux RND transporter periplasmic adaptor subunit: MPMPTVTVAAPVMKQVVEWDAYTGRLEAVDLVEVRARVAGYLMSVHFDEGQIVDEGDLLFVIDPRPFEAELNAAKATLQQGKSRLLQSKAMLNEAKARSLQSDAQLHLAEVRYNRTRELSQRNASSQDELDEREAELIRAKADIEGVKASVSSAEAAIATAEAEIELAQAGVETAELNLQYTQIRSPVKGRISRKEVTEGNLIAGGTSTSSLLTTITSMQPIYCVFDATEQDVLKYIRLAASGERESSRDVKNPVFLGLVDETGFPHRGHMDFVDNRFDVNTASMRARCVFPNENQLLLPGMFARIRIPGSASRQAVLIPDSAIETDQSSQFVYVVVDGVIERRPIKPGPIVDGLRVIREGLVGDESLVIEGLLQSRPGAKVDTVEGIIEAVEDGLPDTYQPVPKEDWISPAVSPEERSSRNGSQRK; the protein is encoded by the coding sequence ATGCCAATGCCGACGGTTACCGTCGCTGCACCGGTGATGAAGCAAGTCGTGGAATGGGATGCTTACACCGGACGTCTTGAAGCGGTCGACTTGGTCGAAGTCCGCGCACGCGTGGCCGGGTATTTGATGTCTGTCCACTTTGACGAAGGGCAAATCGTTGACGAAGGCGACTTGTTGTTTGTCATCGACCCGCGACCTTTCGAAGCCGAACTTAATGCGGCCAAAGCAACGTTGCAACAAGGCAAGTCGCGGTTGTTGCAGTCCAAGGCAATGCTGAACGAGGCCAAGGCGAGGTCGTTGCAATCCGATGCTCAGCTTCATTTGGCCGAAGTCCGATACAATCGAACGCGAGAATTGAGCCAGCGGAACGCATCATCGCAAGATGAACTTGACGAGCGCGAAGCGGAATTGATTAGGGCGAAAGCTGACATCGAAGGTGTCAAAGCAAGTGTTAGTTCAGCGGAAGCCGCCATCGCAACTGCCGAAGCCGAGATCGAATTGGCCCAGGCAGGAGTCGAAACTGCGGAGCTGAATTTGCAATACACACAAATCCGGTCTCCTGTGAAAGGACGGATTAGCCGAAAAGAAGTCACTGAAGGCAACTTGATCGCAGGCGGAACCTCCACTTCCTCGCTGTTGACGACGATCACGTCAATGCAACCAATTTATTGTGTCTTTGATGCGACCGAGCAAGACGTGCTGAAGTACATCCGGTTGGCGGCTTCTGGTGAACGGGAAAGCTCGCGAGACGTCAAGAATCCGGTCTTCTTGGGCTTGGTCGACGAGACGGGATTCCCGCATCGAGGCCACATGGATTTTGTCGATAATCGTTTCGATGTTAACACCGCCAGCATGAGAGCACGTTGTGTGTTCCCTAATGAAAATCAGTTGCTTTTGCCTGGCATGTTTGCGAGGATCCGAATTCCCGGCAGCGCGTCTCGCCAAGCGGTATTGATTCCCGATTCAGCTATTGAAACAGATCAGTCGTCGCAATTTGTTTACGTAGTGGTGGATGGCGTGATTGAGCGTCGACCGATCAAGCCAGGCCCAATCGTCGACGGGCTGCGAGTGATTCGCGAAGGACTTGTTGGCGATGAATCCCTTGTAATCGAAGGACTTTTGCAGTCACGCCCCGGTGCAAAAGTGGACACGGTCGAAGGCATAATCGAAGCTGTCGAAGACGGATTGCCCGATACCTATCAACCCGTGCCAAAGGAAGATTGGATCTCGCCTGCGGTGAGCCCAGAAGAACGAAGTTCAAGAAACGGTAGCCAGCGGAAGTGA
- a CDS encoding YceI family protein, translating into MNLLKSIAIAMLAITALTVTRPASAADYVLDDQHTSVVFAANHFGYSYTYGMFGKYKGDFSIDMENPATGKFQFSIDAASIDTKSEKRDEHLRGPDFFNAKQFPEISFQSTSIVADGKKLSITGNLTMHGVEKPIVLPLTYLGAGKGPYGKERIGFAGSFKVNRSDFGIKAFVPNVSDEISLIISFEGLLQ; encoded by the coding sequence ATGAATCTTTTGAAATCGATCGCAATCGCGATGCTTGCGATCACGGCCTTGACGGTAACAAGGCCAGCGTCTGCGGCCGACTATGTGTTGGATGACCAACACACTTCGGTCGTGTTTGCCGCCAACCACTTTGGTTACAGCTACACGTATGGGATGTTCGGCAAATACAAGGGTGACTTCTCGATCGACATGGAGAACCCGGCTACGGGGAAATTCCAATTTTCGATTGATGCGGCCAGCATTGATACGAAGTCTGAAAAACGTGATGAGCACCTTCGCGGGCCGGACTTCTTCAACGCGAAACAGTTTCCGGAGATTTCGTTTCAAAGCACCAGTATTGTTGCAGACGGGAAGAAACTCAGCATCACTGGTAACCTAACGATGCATGGTGTGGAGAAACCGATCGTGCTACCGCTGACCTATCTTGGTGCAGGCAAGGGGCCATATGGGAAGGAACGCATCGGATTTGCGGGCAGTTTTAAAGTGAATCGGTCTGACTTTGGAATCAAGGCATTTGTTCCAAACGTCAGCGACGAAATTTCGTTGATCATTAGCTTCGAAGGTCTTTTGCAATGA
- a CDS encoding MarR family winged helix-turn-helix transcriptional regulator: MAGQLQRELKKRKPFESAEAEALLNLLRTADQFQNRIGRFFREFGLTNSQYNVLRILRGEGRPLPSLEIASRMVQVVPGITGLIDRLENQGFVKRERCTKDRRVVYVEITKKAANLLAEIDGPDKELHRELIGHLTGKELKELSRLLEKSRKSLPSDNNAP, from the coding sequence ATGGCCGGACAATTGCAGCGAGAACTAAAGAAACGTAAACCGTTTGAATCGGCGGAAGCAGAGGCACTGTTGAATTTGCTTCGTACGGCGGATCAGTTTCAGAATCGCATCGGCCGTTTTTTTCGTGAGTTTGGTTTGACCAATTCGCAGTACAACGTTTTGCGAATCTTACGTGGCGAAGGCAGGCCCTTGCCCTCGTTGGAAATCGCTAGCCGAATGGTGCAGGTCGTCCCCGGAATCACGGGGTTAATCGACCGGCTAGAAAACCAGGGGTTCGTTAAACGCGAGCGTTGCACCAAGGATAGGCGGGTGGTTTACGTCGAAATCACCAAAAAAGCCGCCAATTTGCTCGCGGAAATCGATGGACCTGACAAGGAGCTTCATCGCGAACTGATCGGGCATCTGACTGGGAAGGAATTAAAGGAATTGAGCCGTTTGCTTGAGAAATCGCGTAAATCATTGCCTTCGGACAACAATGCACCGTAG
- a CDS encoding class II glutamine amidotransferase, with protein MCRLYGFRANEPTKVECTLVHAQNALLLQSQSDELGRAHPDGWGIGYFEHNLPMLEKHASAAFHGLHFSNTAERVYSESVVSHVRLATVGTTSIVNCHPFQWGGWICAHNGTVTAIKQLRDEMLSELSDSLRCCIQGETDSELLFHWLMDRFLRSGAVDATACVSLSQLTDELAKGVLEIDRRCQLALPAKPAKLNVVLTDGRVMVASRFRNSLCWVHRDGIRDCEICGIPHVAHTPGKRYHAVVIASEPVSHEAWEIVPDGTVISVDQDVQTATLKISQVTAFGEA; from the coding sequence ATGTGTCGCCTTTATGGTTTCCGAGCCAATGAGCCCACGAAGGTCGAGTGCACGCTTGTGCACGCCCAGAATGCACTGTTGTTGCAGAGCCAATCTGACGAGCTTGGACGGGCCCATCCGGATGGTTGGGGCATTGGTTACTTCGAACACAATCTTCCCATGCTCGAAAAGCACGCCAGCGCTGCATTCCATGGACTTCATTTCAGCAACACTGCCGAACGCGTCTATTCAGAGTCTGTCGTTTCACATGTGCGGCTCGCGACAGTCGGTACAACGTCGATCGTGAATTGCCATCCGTTTCAGTGGGGCGGCTGGATTTGTGCTCATAACGGAACCGTAACCGCGATCAAGCAGCTCCGCGACGAAATGTTGTCGGAGCTCTCGGACTCTCTCCGCTGCTGCATTCAGGGCGAAACGGACAGTGAGTTGCTTTTCCATTGGCTAATGGATCGTTTTCTTCGATCGGGAGCCGTCGATGCGACCGCGTGCGTGTCGCTATCGCAATTGACGGACGAGCTGGCTAAAGGGGTCCTTGAAATTGACCGCCGTTGTCAACTCGCACTTCCGGCAAAGCCAGCAAAACTGAACGTCGTTTTGACGGACGGACGAGTGATGGTTGCATCGCGTTTTCGCAACTCGCTTTGTTGGGTTCATCGCGATGGCATTCGAGATTGTGAAATTTGTGGTATCCCCCACGTTGCTCACACGCCAGGCAAACGATACCACGCCGTCGTAATTGCTTCGGAGCCCGTCTCGCATGAGGCATGGGAGATCGTTCCAGACGGGACTGTCATTTCAGTTGACCAGGATGTTCAGACAGCGACTTTGAAAATCTCTCAGGTAACTGCTTTTGGCGAGGCCTAG
- a CDS encoding hemerythrin domain-containing protein: protein MNTAWNELQTAFVNDHIAMTHGYRDLLEAVQSGDFESASRLASDLDKVAGPHIEFEETCLYPEVEESRGETYTARLYDEHAEILRAVVELQSLSDDAKPTKRRVKQWQEQLQHGLDHAAACGSLLSHLGTQSADQQQSLLNTLLLLRQQGRRWSELHPSLKDRD from the coding sequence ATGAATACTGCATGGAACGAACTGCAAACCGCATTTGTAAACGATCACATTGCGATGACGCATGGATATCGGGATCTACTCGAAGCGGTGCAGTCTGGCGATTTTGAATCCGCATCTCGGCTCGCCTCGGATCTCGACAAAGTTGCCGGGCCTCATATTGAGTTTGAGGAGACTTGTCTGTACCCCGAAGTTGAGGAAAGTCGCGGAGAGACGTACACAGCGAGGCTCTACGACGAGCACGCTGAGATACTCAGAGCGGTCGTCGAACTGCAATCGCTTTCTGATGATGCAAAGCCGACCAAGAGACGCGTCAAGCAGTGGCAAGAGCAACTCCAACACGGCCTCGACCATGCAGCCGCTTGCGGTTCGTTGCTGAGTCATTTGGGTACTCAATCAGCGGATCAACAGCAGAGTCTTCTCAACACTTTGCTACTTCTGCGTCAGCAGGGACGCCGTTGGTCGGAACTGCACCCCAGCCTGAAAGATCGTGACTGA
- a CDS encoding sulfatase family protein gives MKILMLFCFAMFAFSVSSLHADDSKPNVILLMADDLGWGDTGFNGNEVIKTPHLDQMAAEGLLLDRFYSASSVCSPTRASVLTGRNPYRTGIPTANAGFLRPEEITLPEVLREQGYATGHFGKWHLGTLTHIEKDANRGKPGNTRDYNPPKVHGYDAAFVTESKVPTYDPMDKPMSFEKGESLQLGWSYLLDGEARASYGTSYWDIEGNKVADNLNGDDSRVIMDRVIPFVDEALANDKPFLSVVWFHAPHLPCVAGPKHQEMYKDHPPHLRNYAGCITALDEQIGRLRKHLADRDIAENTMIWFCSDNGPENQARKDNGTAGHFRGRKRDLYEGGVRVPAVMVWPAKIKSPRKVTTPCITSDYLPTVLDALGVEHPEPSYAQDGRSLMPIINGGNIDRVNGIGLMYDARAAWHKQDLKLISYDGAATFQLYNLTKDPSETTDLAAQSPEIVEQMTKELIAWNLSVQSSFEGAEYGTESFERSGKKWSSAIKAAANQPKANNDTERQPKRKNSKK, from the coding sequence ATGAAAATTCTGATGCTATTTTGCTTTGCGATGTTTGCGTTTTCAGTTTCCAGCCTGCATGCCGACGACAGCAAACCCAACGTCATCCTACTGATGGCAGACGACCTTGGCTGGGGCGACACTGGATTCAACGGAAACGAGGTTATCAAGACTCCGCATTTAGACCAAATGGCAGCGGAAGGACTTCTGCTCGACCGTTTCTATTCTGCATCGAGTGTATGCTCACCCACGCGTGCGAGTGTATTGACGGGACGTAATCCCTACCGCACCGGCATACCAACAGCCAACGCTGGCTTTTTGCGTCCCGAGGAAATCACGCTTCCTGAAGTACTACGTGAACAAGGTTACGCGACGGGACATTTCGGGAAATGGCACCTGGGAACGTTGACGCATATCGAAAAAGACGCCAACCGTGGCAAGCCGGGCAATACTCGTGATTACAATCCGCCGAAAGTTCACGGCTATGATGCGGCGTTTGTAACGGAATCCAAAGTGCCAACTTACGATCCGATGGATAAACCGATGAGCTTTGAAAAGGGCGAGTCCTTGCAACTTGGTTGGTCGTATCTGCTCGATGGCGAAGCGAGAGCGTCCTATGGCACAAGTTACTGGGATATCGAAGGCAACAAGGTTGCCGACAATCTTAACGGTGACGACAGCCGAGTCATCATGGATCGCGTCATCCCATTCGTTGACGAAGCTCTTGCCAATGACAAACCTTTTCTTTCGGTGGTCTGGTTTCATGCTCCCCATTTGCCCTGCGTCGCCGGGCCGAAGCATCAGGAAATGTATAAGGACCACCCGCCCCACCTTCGTAATTACGCCGGTTGCATCACGGCGTTGGACGAGCAAATCGGTCGGCTCCGAAAACACCTCGCCGACCGCGATATCGCCGAAAACACAATGATCTGGTTCTGTTCTGACAACGGACCAGAAAACCAAGCACGCAAAGACAATGGTACGGCAGGTCACTTCCGAGGACGAAAACGTGATCTCTATGAAGGCGGCGTACGAGTCCCGGCCGTGATGGTCTGGCCCGCAAAGATCAAATCGCCTCGCAAGGTGACGACGCCCTGCATCACTTCGGACTACCTTCCGACCGTATTGGATGCCCTGGGTGTTGAACATCCAGAACCGAGCTATGCACAAGACGGTCGTTCGCTGATGCCAATCATCAACGGCGGAAATATCGATCGTGTAAATGGGATCGGTCTGATGTACGACGCTAGGGCCGCATGGCACAAGCAAGATTTGAAGCTGATTTCGTATGACGGTGCAGCTACATTTCAGCTCTACAATCTGACCAAGGATCCTTCCGAGACAACTGACTTGGCTGCTCAGTCGCCCGAAATCGTCGAACAGATGACCAAGGAACTGATAGCTTGGAATCTTTCCGTGCAGAGCAGCTTTGAGGGCGCCGAATATGGAACGGAGTCATTTGAACGATCTGGAAAGAAGTGGAGCTCGGCAATCAAGGCGGCAGCGAATCAGCCGAAAGCAAACAACGATACTGAGAGACAACCGAAAAGAAAAAATAGCAAGAAGTAG
- a CDS encoding sulfatase-like hydrolase/transferase: MKPSLVLLALVLTASGIHKSAAAGPDRPNILYFYVDDMGWGSIGPNGQAERNARGLPYVRTPNLDRLAAQGLNFTRGYGCHVCSPARSSQQTGFHQGHTFADRNDPDNAKKAIRAADITMGDALAAADYLTGYWGKWGYGGSKDIQNPKLENLQTLPTSHGYQHVVAELHHVRAHTFFQPTLWTAPAPEGSQGGLFLASNSMAKYRNNKAYPNTPALQNHPAYPETAYCDDVYAFAALDFVYQGGQNYNKTGQPFFGLLAVQIPHAPFGEITQLPDWDKGYSGDPDFASLSDQSKQWAAMVTRIDAHFGNILAALEDPNHDGDKSDSVADNTLVVFQSDNGGPAGNNVRELGVNGGLKGYKGSIWEGGIRVPLVMRWPAKINETSRLKAGAQTDMVVDVSDLLPTFCELAGQPVPLGVDGVSIAPTLRGLGQQRRRDFLIHEAGDGQSIIRGNFKLVSAGSSSARISAKRKSKRNDEPALSLFNLEVDRGETNNIATKHLGLVKELSDLLKGERVYEPKGFANTYHRWTGDDGASASDANHWSDYVYENAGITYTTDRGAPQLSWISQVVNEGRRSNTVRVDVDVEFLGLEIRGNSATSAKQSVVLGPGVSLTGRNEIHLAAQSDLTVNGGTVSSLRWIDIDADANLNGSGTVDATVYNNGAVSVAGSKQPGLKITRDYHQSTDGTLNLVLSSRNSPAFVVGGLAELGGVLAIRIENGVSPSSGDAYTVLAAGRVEGQFANFRGKVVATDGSSFRIHYSKTAVTVVAD; encoded by the coding sequence ATGAAGCCCTCCCTTGTTCTGCTCGCACTTGTTCTGACTGCGTCAGGGATCCATAAGTCCGCGGCCGCAGGTCCAGACCGTCCCAACATTCTTTACTTCTACGTTGACGACATGGGTTGGGGCTCCATCGGTCCCAATGGACAGGCGGAACGGAACGCCAGAGGTCTGCCCTATGTGCGAACGCCCAATTTGGATCGGCTCGCGGCGCAAGGTCTCAACTTCACTCGTGGGTACGGTTGCCACGTTTGTTCGCCGGCGCGTTCTTCACAGCAAACGGGTTTTCATCAGGGGCACACCTTTGCCGACCGTAACGACCCTGACAATGCCAAGAAGGCGATCCGCGCGGCTGATATCACGATGGGTGACGCGTTAGCTGCTGCTGATTACTTGACCGGCTATTGGGGGAAATGGGGTTACGGCGGATCCAAAGACATACAGAATCCGAAACTGGAAAATCTGCAAACGCTACCTACCTCGCATGGTTACCAGCACGTTGTCGCGGAACTGCATCACGTCCGAGCCCACACGTTTTTCCAACCGACGCTTTGGACGGCTCCGGCGCCCGAGGGCTCGCAGGGCGGGCTGTTTCTGGCGTCCAACTCAATGGCAAAGTATCGCAACAATAAGGCGTATCCCAACACACCGGCGCTTCAAAATCATCCCGCCTATCCCGAGACAGCTTACTGTGATGATGTCTACGCGTTCGCGGCGCTGGATTTTGTTTACCAGGGCGGTCAGAACTACAACAAGACCGGGCAGCCGTTCTTTGGCCTACTCGCCGTGCAGATTCCGCACGCACCGTTCGGTGAGATCACCCAACTTCCGGATTGGGACAAGGGCTATTCCGGTGACCCGGATTTTGCGTCGCTATCGGATCAGTCCAAACAGTGGGCCGCGATGGTCACGCGAATCGACGCGCACTTCGGTAACATTCTGGCCGCCCTCGAAGACCCAAACCATGATGGCGATAAATCCGACTCCGTCGCTGATAATACGCTGGTGGTTTTTCAGTCTGACAACGGAGGCCCCGCCGGCAACAACGTTCGTGAGCTTGGTGTCAACGGCGGCTTGAAAGGTTACAAGGGCAGTATCTGGGAGGGCGGTATTCGTGTCCCCTTGGTGATGCGTTGGCCAGCCAAGATCAACGAGACTTCGAGGCTTAAGGCAGGTGCCCAAACTGACATGGTGGTGGACGTTTCCGACTTGTTGCCAACGTTTTGTGAGCTTGCCGGTCAGCCCGTGCCGCTGGGTGTGGATGGCGTGTCCATTGCCCCAACACTTCGTGGTCTGGGGCAACAACGACGCCGCGACTTTCTCATCCACGAAGCCGGCGACGGTCAGTCCATCATCCGAGGGAATTTCAAGCTCGTCAGTGCTGGTTCCTCAAGTGCGAGAATTTCTGCAAAGCGAAAAAGCAAGAGAAACGACGAGCCTGCTTTAAGTCTTTTTAACCTAGAGGTCGATCGTGGTGAGACGAACAATATTGCCACCAAACATCTCGGACTTGTCAAAGAACTGTCTGACCTGTTGAAGGGCGAACGAGTCTACGAACCCAAAGGGTTTGCTAACACTTATCACCGCTGGACCGGCGACGACGGCGCCAGCGCGTCGGACGCCAATCATTGGTCCGATTACGTTTACGAGAACGCAGGGATCACCTACACGACGGATCGTGGGGCTCCCCAACTTTCATGGATTTCACAAGTCGTTAACGAAGGCCGACGATCCAATACGGTTCGAGTCGATGTAGATGTTGAATTCCTGGGACTCGAGATTCGAGGTAACTCAGCGACGAGCGCCAAGCAGTCCGTTGTCCTGGGGCCTGGTGTCAGCCTAACCGGGCGAAACGAAATCCATCTCGCTGCCCAAAGCGATCTGACCGTCAATGGTGGAACGGTTAGTTCGCTGCGCTGGATTGACATCGACGCAGATGCCAACCTAAACGGTTCAGGCACGGTCGACGCGACTGTTTACAATAATGGGGCTGTCTCGGTAGCGGGATCTAAGCAACCAGGCCTAAAGATCACACGTGATTATCATCAATCAACTGATGGCACGTTGAATCTTGTGTTGAGTAGCAGGAACAGTCCTGCCTTCGTCGTCGGCGGTCTTGCCGAGCTTGGCGGCGTTCTAGCGATCAGGATCGAGAACGGAGTATCACCATCTTCCGGTGATGCGTACACCGTTTTGGCGGCTGGCCGAGTCGAAGGCCAGTTTGCAAATTTTCGCGGCAAAGTTGTCGCCACTGATGGCTCAAGCTTTCGCATCCACTATTCAAAGACTGCCGTGACGGTGGTTGCTGATTAG